A section of the Pimelobacter simplex genome encodes:
- a CDS encoding GNAT family N-acetyltransferase produces the protein MSEAARLLAAYDDQLRTDAEAAGALAVRVLGPLRLVTFAQGRGFVTYRDLGGADAAAIDELVGQARAHFAADPATIEVEWKTRAHDLAPGLTESLARHGFVAEETESIMIGEAASLAVDVPLPEGVTIRQVSTEADVRAMCAMSARAFGDPPSDGEAIAVDLVSRLSAGDDLELWVAEADGAMVSAGRLEPVPDTEFAGIWGGSTLPAWRRRGIYRALTSARARSALRRGRTLIHSDSTEYSRPILERYGFVRVSTTTPYTWRP, from the coding sequence ATGAGCGAGGCCGCCCGCCTCCTCGCCGCGTACGACGACCAGCTGCGCACCGACGCCGAGGCCGCCGGCGCGCTGGCGGTGCGCGTGCTCGGGCCCCTGCGCCTGGTCACGTTCGCCCAGGGCCGGGGCTTCGTGACCTACCGCGACCTGGGCGGCGCCGACGCCGCGGCGATCGACGAGCTCGTCGGGCAGGCGCGGGCGCACTTCGCCGCCGACCCCGCGACCATCGAGGTCGAGTGGAAGACCCGGGCCCACGACCTCGCGCCCGGGTTGACCGAGAGCCTGGCGCGGCACGGCTTCGTCGCCGAGGAGACCGAGTCGATCATGATCGGCGAGGCGGCGAGCCTCGCGGTCGACGTACCGCTGCCGGAGGGGGTGACGATCCGCCAGGTCAGCACCGAGGCGGACGTCCGCGCGATGTGCGCCATGAGCGCACGGGCGTTCGGTGACCCGCCCTCCGACGGCGAGGCGATCGCGGTCGACCTGGTGAGCCGGCTCTCCGCCGGCGACGACCTCGAGCTCTGGGTCGCCGAGGCGGACGGCGCCATGGTCTCCGCCGGCCGGCTCGAGCCGGTACCGGACACCGAGTTCGCCGGGATCTGGGGCGGCTCGACCCTCCCGGCGTGGCGGCGTCGCGGGATCTACCGCGCGCTCACCTCCGCCCGGGCCCGCTCCGCGCTGCGGCGCGGCCGGACGCTGATCCACAGCGACTCGACGGAGTACTCGCGCCCGATCCTGGAGCGCTACGGCTTCGTCCGGGTGTCCACGACGACGCCCTACACCTGGCGGCCCTAG
- a CDS encoding NAD(P)-binding domain-containing protein, producing MSDLPVVVIGAGPQGLAAAAHLRERGLEPLVLESGSGPGAAVAEWGHVRLFSAWPELVDAAAVRLLEPTGWTAPASGYPTGARWIADYLAPLARALTPHVRYDARVVAVSRKGRDRLVDADRAAQPFTVHVVDAAGHESRLEARAVIDASGTWRRPSPAGADGVPALGERAAADRISYQVPDRATPERYAGRHTVVVGAGDSAFNAVHELVQIAEQHPGTRITWALRRVVSAGTFGGGAADELPERGALGQRAKKAVEAGVVELVTGFRTAEVRHDDEGATLVGEDGRALAVADNIVVLTGFRPDLSFLSELRLDLDPTLEAPRRIAAEIDPNLHSCGSVRATGAADLAQPEPDLYLVGMKSYGRAPTFLALTGYEQVRSVVAALAGDHEAAARVELELPDTGVCGGAGVFDDPDSAAGAGGGCCAPAPLEIGRAPVDA from the coding sequence ATGAGTGACCTGCCTGTCGTGGTGATCGGCGCCGGCCCGCAGGGGTTGGCCGCCGCGGCCCACCTGCGCGAGCGCGGCCTGGAGCCGTTGGTGCTGGAGTCGGGCAGCGGTCCCGGTGCGGCCGTCGCCGAGTGGGGCCACGTACGCCTGTTCTCGGCCTGGCCCGAGCTGGTCGACGCCGCGGCGGTCCGGCTGCTGGAGCCGACCGGCTGGACCGCGCCGGCCTCCGGCTACCCGACCGGCGCCCGGTGGATCGCCGACTACCTCGCCCCGCTGGCCCGGGCGCTCACCCCCCACGTCCGGTACGACGCCCGGGTGGTCGCCGTCTCGCGCAAGGGCCGCGACCGCCTGGTCGACGCCGACCGCGCGGCCCAGCCGTTCACGGTCCACGTCGTCGACGCCGCGGGCCACGAGTCGCGGCTCGAGGCGCGGGCGGTCATCGACGCCTCCGGCACCTGGCGCCGCCCGAGCCCCGCCGGCGCCGACGGCGTACCGGCGCTCGGTGAGCGGGCGGCCGCCGACCGGATCTCCTACCAGGTCCCCGACCGCGCGACCCCCGAGCGGTACGCCGGACGGCACACCGTCGTCGTCGGCGCGGGCGACTCGGCGTTCAACGCGGTCCACGAGCTCGTCCAGATCGCCGAGCAGCACCCCGGCACCCGGATCACCTGGGCCCTCCGCCGCGTCGTCAGCGCCGGCACCTTCGGCGGCGGCGCGGCCGACGAGCTGCCCGAGCGGGGCGCGCTGGGCCAACGGGCCAAGAAGGCCGTCGAGGCCGGGGTCGTCGAGCTCGTCACCGGGTTCCGCACCGCCGAGGTCCGCCACGACGACGAGGGCGCGACCCTCGTCGGCGAGGACGGGCGCGCACTCGCCGTGGCGGACAACATCGTGGTGCTGACCGGCTTCCGCCCCGACCTGTCGTTCCTCTCCGAGCTGCGCCTGGACCTCGACCCGACCCTGGAGGCGCCGCGCCGGATCGCCGCCGAGATCGACCCGAACCTCCACTCCTGCGGCTCGGTCCGGGCCACCGGCGCCGCCGACCTCGCCCAGCCCGAGCCGGACCTCTACCTGGTCGGCATGAAGTCCTACGGCCGCGCGCCGACCTTCCTCGCGCTGACCGGCTACGAGCAGGTCCGCAGCGTCGTCGCCGCGCTGGCCGGCGACCACGAGGCCGCCGCCCGCGTCGAGCTGGAGCTGCCGGACACCGGCGTGTGCGGAGGGGCCGGCGTCTTCGACGACCCCGACAGCGCCGCCGGCGCGGGCGGCGGCTGCTGCGCGCCGGCGCCCCTCGAGATCGGCCGAGCCCCTGTCGACGCCTGA
- a CDS encoding ArsR/SmtB family transcription factor, which translates to MPTPLPVIQPDDLAACCSPLTGGLVSDETAATLARMFKALGDPTRVKLLSLIAASPEGEACICDLTEPVGLSQPTVSHHMKLLVDAGLATREQRGKWAYYRVAPAVLASLATALAPAGAGA; encoded by the coding sequence GTGCCCACTCCGCTTCCGGTGATCCAGCCCGACGACCTGGCCGCCTGCTGCTCGCCGCTGACCGGCGGTCTGGTCAGTGACGAGACCGCGGCGACCCTGGCCCGGATGTTCAAGGCCCTCGGCGACCCCACCCGGGTCAAGCTGCTCTCGCTCATCGCGGCCTCGCCCGAGGGCGAGGCCTGCATCTGCGACCTGACCGAGCCGGTCGGGCTCAGCCAGCCCACCGTCTCGCACCACATGAAGCTGCTCGTCGACGCCGGCCTCGCGACTCGGGAGCAGCGCGGCAAGTGGGCCTACTACCGCGTCGCGCCCGCCGTGCTCGCCTCGCTGGCGACGGCGCTGGCGCCCGCGGGAGCCGGCGCATGA